In Drosophila gunungcola strain Sukarami unplaced genomic scaffold, Dgunungcola_SK_2 000127F, whole genome shotgun sequence, the following proteins share a genomic window:
- the LOC128265508 gene encoding double-stranded RNA-specific editase 1 isoform X1, whose amino-acid sequence MKRARRPNTANNKSFVSGGIYNPSASVKPLIQPPLQGNNNVQEQQAPPPPAPVPVPTAVASSPVQSKKPDAAAIAAKLPTPIIVKEEPAEMANEEPEPREELSIDISEENGSGHGISHGIGGKIPFKKIFQKRKKSSERTRDKKLRQNRQLRKSMLPKNALMALNEVKGVTISDFTIDSNPDGGFTAVVTVNSNQYEGKGLSKMSAKNAACEKAWRDFIIAKMTPKPSRLQLNNAENAAEPMDTNEDEADAPEDDLPMLNLASFAIYKLFAEWEREGYVVPEMHPSANAVQPAGGEAAQPVPAVPKEPKKPPVRTELPSGWETMHPATILCIMRPGLNYVDYGSSGEKPNVMQDLGIVVDNQQFTASGRSKKIARRNVAVEVCNTLFGTNFAFGDTSS is encoded by the exons atgAAGCGAGCTCGTCGTCCGAATACAGCTAACAACAAATCTTTTGTTTCCGGCGGGATTTAC AATCCCAGTGCCAGCGTCAAGCCCTTGATCCAACCGCCATTGCAGGGCAATAATAATGTCCAGGAGCAGCAGGCTCCTCCGCCACCGGCTCCTGTCCCAGTTCCCACTGCAGTGGCGTCCTCGCCTGTCCAGTCCAAGAAGCCGGATGCGGCCGCCATCGCGGCCAAGCTGCCCACGCCCATTATCGTCAAGGAGGAACCGGCGGAGATGGCCAATGAGGAACCGGAACCCAGGGAGGAGCTTTCCATCGACATCAGCGAGGAGAATGGCAGCGGCCACGGCATCAGCCACGGCATCGGCGGAAAGATTCCCTTTAAGAAGATCttccagaaacgcaagaaGTCGTCTG AACGCACTCGGGACAAGAAGCTGCGCCAGAACCGCCAGCTGCGCAAGTCCATGCTGCCGAAGAACGCCTTGATGGCCCTCAACGAGGTGAAGGGCGTGACCATAAGCGACTTCACCATCGACAGCAATCCCGATGGCGGATTCACGGCCGTTGTGACAGTGAACTCAAATCAGTATGAGGGCAAGGGTCTCTCCAAGATGTCCGCCAAGAATGCGGCCTGCGAGAAGGCTTGGCGCGACTTTATCATCGCTAAAATGACACCCAAGCCATCCAGGCTGCAGCTAAATAACGCTGAAAACGCTGCGGAGCCCATGGATACCAATGAGGATGAGGCCGACGCACCGGAGGATGATCTGCCAATGCTAAATCTGGCCTCGTTTGCCATTTATAAGCTGTTTGCTGAGTGGGAGCGCGAGGGGTATGTTGTGCCCGAGATGCATCCGTCGGCAAATGCTGTTCAACCGGCTGGAGGCGAAGCAGCACAGCCAGTTCCCGCGGTGCCGAAGGAGCCCAAGAAGCCGCCAGTGCGCACCGAGTTGCCCTCCGGTTGGGAGACCATGCACCCAGCCACCATTCTTTGCATT ATGCGTCCGGGACTCAATTACGTTGACTATGGATCCTCTGGCGAAAAGCCCAATGTGATGCAGGATTTGGGAATCGTGGTGGACAACCAGCAGTTTACCGCCAGCGGCAGATCGAAGAAGATCGCACGACGCAACGTTGCCGTGGAAGTGTGCAACACTCTGTTCGGAACGAACTTTGCCTTTGGCGACACTTCATCTTAA
- the LOC128265508 gene encoding double-stranded RNA-specific editase 1 isoform X2 has product MANEEPEPREELSIDISEENGSGHGISHGIGGKIPFKKIFQKRKKSSERTRDKKLRQNRQLRKSMLPKNALMALNEVKGVTISDFTIDSNPDGGFTAVVTVNSNQYEGKGLSKMSAKNAACEKAWRDFIIAKMTPKPSRLQLNNAENAAEPMDTNEDEADAPEDDLPMLNLASFAIYKLFAEWEREGYVVPEMHPSANAVQPAGGEAAQPVPAVPKEPKKPPVRTELPSGWETMHPATILCIMRPGLNYVDYGSSGEKPNVMQDLGIVVDNQQFTASGRSKKIARRNVAVEVCNTLFGTNFAFGDTSS; this is encoded by the exons ATGGCCAATGAGGAACCGGAACCCAGGGAGGAGCTTTCCATCGACATCAGCGAGGAGAATGGCAGCGGCCACGGCATCAGCCACGGCATCGGCGGAAAGATTCCCTTTAAGAAGATCttccagaaacgcaagaaGTCGTCTG AACGCACTCGGGACAAGAAGCTGCGCCAGAACCGCCAGCTGCGCAAGTCCATGCTGCCGAAGAACGCCTTGATGGCCCTCAACGAGGTGAAGGGCGTGACCATAAGCGACTTCACCATCGACAGCAATCCCGATGGCGGATTCACGGCCGTTGTGACAGTGAACTCAAATCAGTATGAGGGCAAGGGTCTCTCCAAGATGTCCGCCAAGAATGCGGCCTGCGAGAAGGCTTGGCGCGACTTTATCATCGCTAAAATGACACCCAAGCCATCCAGGCTGCAGCTAAATAACGCTGAAAACGCTGCGGAGCCCATGGATACCAATGAGGATGAGGCCGACGCACCGGAGGATGATCTGCCAATGCTAAATCTGGCCTCGTTTGCCATTTATAAGCTGTTTGCTGAGTGGGAGCGCGAGGGGTATGTTGTGCCCGAGATGCATCCGTCGGCAAATGCTGTTCAACCGGCTGGAGGCGAAGCAGCACAGCCAGTTCCCGCGGTGCCGAAGGAGCCCAAGAAGCCGCCAGTGCGCACCGAGTTGCCCTCCGGTTGGGAGACCATGCACCCAGCCACCATTCTTTGCATT ATGCGTCCGGGACTCAATTACGTTGACTATGGATCCTCTGGCGAAAAGCCCAATGTGATGCAGGATTTGGGAATCGTGGTGGACAACCAGCAGTTTACCGCCAGCGGCAGATCGAAGAAGATCGCACGACGCAACGTTGCCGTGGAAGTGTGCAACACTCTGTTCGGAACGAACTTTGCCTTTGGCGACACTTCATCTTAA
- the LOC128265497 gene encoding NFU1 iron-sulfur cluster scaffold homolog, mitochondrial produces MAKFLSQTALNTLRNTRLGSRQLVRNFAGIATTRNNPEPAQLKAAYNHGHGHGLLQMQTPPAGRRSMFIQTQDTPNPDSMKFLPGVEVLGKGNTYDFPNGTTTHNSPLAKLLFRVEGVRGVFFGADFVTISKQEGADWSLIKPEVFAVIMDFFASGLPVLNDAQPNADTEILEDDDETVMMIKELLDTRIRPTVQEDGGDIVFMGFEAGVVKLRMQGSCSSCPSSIVTLKNGVQNMLQFYIPEVESVEQVFDEADRMVDSEFERFEKNLKTLKQQEPAGGGPN; encoded by the exons ATGGCTAAATTCCTGTCCCAAACGGCTCTAAATACGCTTCGTAACACTCGCCTTGGTTCGCGACAGTT GGTGCGCAATTTTGCGGGCATCGCCACCACGCGTAACAATCCGGAACCGGCGCAGCTGAAGGCGGCATATAACCATGGCCACGGACATGGACTCCTGCAGATGCAGACGCCGCCGGCGGGCAGGAGGAGCATGTTCATCCAGACCCAGGACACTCCGAATCCGGACAGCATGAAGTTCCTGCCCGGCGTGGAGGTCCTGGGAAAGGGCAACACGTACGACTTCCCCAACGGAACCACCACACACAACAGTCCATTGG CCAAACTGCTGTTCCGCGTGGAGGGCGTTCGAGGCGTGTTCTTTGGCGCGGACTTCGTTACCATTTCGAAGCAGGAGGGCGCCGATTGGAGCTTGATAAAGCCGGAGGTTTTTGCCGTAATAATGGACTTCTTTGCCAGCGGCTTGCCCGTTCTCAATGACGCTCAGCCAAATGCGGACACCGAGATCCTCGAGGATGACGACGAGACGGTGATGATGATCAAGGAGCTGCTGGACACACGCATCCGGCCCACTGTCCAGGAGGATGGCGGCGACATCGTCTTCATGGGCTTCGAGGCCGGCGTCGTCAAGCTGCGGATGCAGGGCTCCTGCTCCTCGTGTCCCAGCTCCATTGTGACGCTGAAGAACGGCGTGCAGAACATGCTGCAGTTCTACATCCCGGAGGTGGAGTCCGTGGAGCAGGTCTTCGACGAAGCGGACAGGATGGTCGACAGCGAGTTCGAGCGGTTCGAGAAGAACCTCAAGACGCTCAAGCAACAGGAGCCGGCGGGAGGCGGCCCCAATTAG
- the LOC128265499 gene encoding tektin-3-like: MLCWANEDHYLSQRYPNPQQKAPETLKNLLLRSSVPIVSASNRTAGTTMAPLKGQEVLKFHKHAYLENRIFDHRLVKDNLLDKWPTADMNEYNERKDHRNLMESYPWSQAGAPPCMEPVMGPSIPPRVGAAYETPTKHPWRPAMAYEMIQVKHLPEQPVTNQLAKQCFLPKGMKTDGMIFPNLVTGFDRNPQHAARAALYTRYTSNEWYNNNMTKYSESNLNRNLSERMRNDAVRLMRETDEKATSGQRDAGRRLGERITDLTFWRNELNSELEKLIAEMSDINELQRQCGKALLDLEIPLHIAQECLFHRESRQGPEKVHDIVEKALLVEINNLRNSRDRLGGLHEKIAKQALDCRGAQHQLEDDVAHKESSLGIDSMCHQLNNHSRGITYYGGIEKFDPSVSTQESWAQASSEHVRRSQAERAKLSQLRSDAQSVVNSVATTVWDFWSNTNNAFDRRSQEMAEAKNRVQLHLQKVQQELFDMEKHLFLLQKAIQDKSGPLKVAQTRLEARSHREGVELCKDHAQERLVLEVQDIQGAVETLHHKLQEAEATHQGLLKTRCSLEVDLRNKVNALFIDREKCMSLRRSFPVSNLIKY; the protein is encoded by the exons ATGCTCTGCTGGGCCAACGAGGATCACTATTTGAGCCAACGCTACCCGAATCCGCAGCAGAAGGCGCCCGAAACGCTCAAGAACCTGCTCTTGCGTTCCAGTGTACCGATAGTGAGTGCTTCGAATCGAACCGCCGGCACCACCATGGCACCACTCAAGGGGCAGGAGGTGCTCAAGTTCCACAAGCACGCGTATCTCGAGAACCGCATCTTCGACCACCGTCTGGTCAAGGACAACCTGCTGGACAAGTGGCCCACCGCCGACATGAACGAGTACAACGAGCGCAAGGACCACCGCAACCTCATGGAGTCCTAT CCATGGAGCCAGGCGGGCGCTCCGCCCTGCATGGAGCCCGTGATGGGGCCCTCAATCCCGCCAAGAGTGGGTGCCGCCTACGAGACGCCCACGAAGCACCCGTGGCGCCCGGCGATGGCCTACGAGATGATCCAGGTGAAGCACCTGCCCGAGCAGCCGGTGACCAACCAGCTGGCCAAGCAGTGTTTCCTGCCCAAGGGCATGAAGACGGACGGCATGATCTTCCCCAACCTGGTCACCGGCTTCGATCGCAATCCGCAGCATGCCGCCCGGGCCGCCCTCTATACGCGCTACACTAGCAACGAGTggtacaacaacaacatgacCAAGTACTCCGAGTCCAACTTGAACCG CAATTTGTCGGAGCGCATGCGTAATGATGCAGTGCGTCTGATGCGGGAAACGGACGAGAAGGCGACCTCGGGCCAAAGGGACGCGGGTCGCAGGCTGGGCGAGCGGATCACCGATTTGACCTTCTGGCGCAACGAGCTGAACTCGGAGTTGGAGAAGCTGATTGCCGAGATGTCGGACATCAACGAACTGCAGCGGCAGTGCGGCAAGGCGCTCCTCGACCTGGAGATACCGCTGCACATTGCCCAGGAGTGCCTGTTCCATCGGGAGTCGCGCCAGGGACCCGAAAAGGTGCACGACATCGTCGAGAAGGCCCTCCTCGTGGAGATCAACAACCTGAGGAACAGCCGCGACCGCCTGGGCGGGCTGCACGAGAAGATCGCCAAACAGGCGCTCGACTGCCGCGGCGCCCAGCATCAGCTCGAGGACGATGTGGCCCACAAGGAGTCCTCGCTGGGCATCGACTCCATGTGCCACCAGCTGAACAACCACAGTCGCGGCATCACCTACTACGGCGGCATCGAGAAGTTCGATCCCTCGGTCAGCACCCAGGAGTCCTGGGCCCAGGCCAGCAGCGAGCACGTCCGCCG TTCCCAAGCGGAACGGGCGAAGCTCTCCCAGCTGCGCAGCGATGCCCAGAGCGTTGTCAACTCGGTGGCCACCACCGTGTGGGACTTTTGGAGCAACACGAACAACGCCTTCGACCGGCGGTCGCAGGAGATGGCCGAGGCGAAGAATCGCGTCCAGCTGCACCTGCAGAAGGTGCAGCAGGAGCTATTCGACATGGAGAAGCATCTGTTCCTGCTGCAGAAGGCCATCCAGGACAAGTCTGGGCCGCTGAAGGTGGCCCAGACGCGGCTGGAGGCCCGCTCCCACCGGGAGGGCGTCGAGCTGTGCAAGGATCACGCCCAGGAGCGACTCGTCCTCGAGGTGCAGGACATCCAGGGCGCCGTGGAGACGCTGCACCACAAACTCCAGGAGGCGGAGGCCACGCACCAGGGTCTGCTGAAGACGCGCTGCTCCCTGGAGGTGGACCTGCGCAACAAGGTCAACGCACTGTTCATCGATCGGGAGAAGTGCATGAGCCTGAGGCGCTCCTTCCCGGTCAGCAATCTGATCAAGTActga
- the LOC128265498 gene encoding neutral alpha-glucosidase AB — protein MRFALGIVAIIWTLFVLADGVDPGNFKTCEQSSFCRRSRKVQSSGSKYALIPGTLNTYADSLTADLVNKENHHQFAFKLEALEGSTFRLQIDEKQPLRPRYRVEHALKGQPRAGRIRVQRETDGEIVITSEKNKAVIHGDPFRIDFYEDDVLVVSVNAKNWLYFEHLRQKAQEQTPEPAEYENQQEQDAAVETPKAADAIDDPGAWEENFKSHHDSKPYGPEAVALDFAFPAAEILFGIPEHADSFVLKSTSGTDPYRLYNLDVFEYVVDSKMALYGAVPVIYGHGQQRTAGVYWQNAAETWVDIQTSETNVVSSLVNFVSGSRKTPPPAAHFMSESGIVDAFIMLGPKPMDTFKQYAALTGTHELPQLFALAYHQSRWNYNDERDVTTVSAKFDEFNIPMDTMWLDIEYTDGKRYFTWDKFKFPQPLAMIKNLTQLGRHLVVIIDPHIKRDNAYFFHQDCTERGYYVKTREGNDYEGWCWPGSASYPDFFNPVVRDYYASQYALDKFQTVTADVMLWNDMNEPSVFNGPEITAPKDLVHFGNWEHRDVHNLYGHMHLMGSFAGLQQRDPNQRPFILTRSHFAGSQRYAAIWTGDNLADWSHLQHSIKMCLTEAVAGFSFCGADVGGFFGNPDSELLERWYQTGIFLPFFRAHAHIDTKRREPWLFPERTRQVIQNAVLKRYSYLPLWYTAFYELELTGEPVIRPLLTHYPQDKEAFGVDSQLLVQDRLLVRPVMQQGVSKVDVYFPAIDDKKNGDWWYDVDTYQRQERSGYVSVPVDDNKIPVWQRGGSIVPKKERQRRASTLMQHDPYTLIICLDRQGKAAGSLYLDDEKSYAYRQGQRIHVNYEFADGQLVNRFVGKPKYKSLAWIERIVIAGLEKVPSTASITVNGVSQQLEVLQHDQTVVVRKPGVKMDVDFAIKLNYV, from the exons ATGCGATTTGCTCTTGGCATTGTGGCCATCATCTGGACACTATTTGTCCTGGCCGACGGAGTGGATCCCGGGAACTTTAAGACCTGTGAACAGAGCAGTTTCTGCCG ACGCTCCCGAAAGGTACAGAGTTCGGGCAGCAAGTACGCCTTGATTCCGGGCACTCTGAACACCTATGCCGATTCGCTGACCGCCGATCTGGTGAACAAGGAGAATCACCACCAGTTTGCCTTCAAGTTGGAGGCACTGGAGGGCAGCACTTTCCGGCTGCAGATTGACGAGAAGCAGCCACTTAGGCCGCGATACCGCGTGGAGCACGCCCTCAAGGGGCAGCCCCGGGCCGGACGCATTCGTGTCCAGCGTGAGACGGACGGTGAGATTGTCATCACATCGGAGAAAAACAAGGCCGTCATCCACGGCGACCCCTTCCGCATCGATTTCTACGAGGACGATGTCCTGGTGGTCTCGGTGAATGCCAAGAACTGGCTGTACTTCGAGCATCTGCGTCAGAAGGCCCAGGAGCAGACTCCCGAGCCCGCGGAATACGAGAaccagcaggagcaggatgCCGCTGTGGAAACTCCGAAGGCAGCCGATGCCATCGATGACCCCGGCGCATGGGAGGAGAACTTCAAGTCGCACCATGACTCCAAGCCATATGGTCCAGAAGCAGTGGCTCTGGACTTTGCGTTCCCTGCCGCCGAGATCCTCTTTGGCATTCCGGAGCACGCCGATAGCTTTGTCCTGAAGTCCACCTCCGGCACGGATCCATACCGTCTGTACAACTTGGATGTGTTCGAATATGTAGTGGACAGCAAGATGGCCCTGTATGGCGCAGTGCCGGTGATCTACGGTCATGG ACAACAGCGCACTGCCGGCGTTTACTGGCAGAATGCCGCCGAGACATGGGTGGATATCCAAACCTCGGAAACCAATGTGGTCTCTTCGCTGGTGAACTTTGTGTCCGGCTCGCGAAAGACTCCACCGCCGGCTGCCCACTTCATGTCCGAGTCGGGAATTGTGGACGCCTTCATCATGCTGGGTCCCAAGCCCATGGACACATTCAAGCAGTACGCTGCTCTGACGGGAACGCACGAGTTGCCACAGCTATTTGCACTGGCCTACCACCAGAGCCGATGGAATTACAACGACGAAAGGGATGTGACCACCGTGTCGGCGAAATTCGATGAGTTCAACATACCGATGGACACCATGTGGCTGGATATCGAGTACACCGATGGCAAACGCTACTTCACCTGGGACAAGTTCAAGTTCCCACAGCCGCTGGCGATGATCAAGAACCTCACGCAGCTGGGCCGCCATTTGGTGGTGATCATCGATCCGCACATCAAGCGGGATAACGCCTACTTCTTCCACCAGGATTGCACGGAGCGTGGCTACTACGTGAAGACGCGCGAGGGCAACGACTACGAGGGTTGGTGCTGGCCGGGATCGGCCAGTTATCCCGATTTCTTCAATCCCGTGGTCAGAGATTACTACGCCAGCCAGTACGCACTGGACAAGTTCCAGACGGTCACCGCCGATGTGATGCTGTGGAACGACATGAACGAACCGTCGGTGTTCAATGGCCCCGAGATCACGGCGCCCAAGGACCTAGTGCATTTTGGCAACTGGGAGCACCGCGACGTGCACAATCTGTACGGTCACATGCATCTGATGGGCTCGTTTGCCGGCTTGCAGCAGCGCGATCCCAACCAGCGGCCCTTCATCCTCACCCGTTCCCACTTTGCGGGATCGCAGCGTTATGCCGCCATTTGGACGGGTGACAACTTGGCGGACTGGTCGCATCTGCAGCACTCAATCAAGATGTGCCTCACCGAGGCGGTGGCCGGTTTCTCCTTCTGTGGCGCCGATGTCGGTGGATTCTTCGGCAACCCGGATAGTGAGCTATTGGAGCGCTGGTATCAGACGGGCATTTTCCTGCCCTTCTTCCGGGCCCATGCCCACATCGATACAAAGCGGCGGGAGCCGTGGCTCTTCCCCGAACGCACTCGCCAGGTGATCCAGAATGCGGTGCTCAAGCGTTACTCCTATCTGCCACTGTGGTACACCGCCTTCTATGAGCTGGAGCTGACGGGTGAGCCGGTTATCCGGCCCCTGCTGACCCACTATCCGCAGGACAAGGAGGCATTCGGTGTGGACAGCCAGCTGCTGGTGCAGGATCGCCTCCTTGTGCGGCCCGTCATGCAGCAGGGCGTCAGCAAAGTGGACGTCTACTTCCCGGCCATTGATGACAAGAAGAACGGTGACTGGTGGTACGATGTGGACACCTATCAGCGCCAGGAACGATCCGGCTATGTGTCGGTTCCTGTAGATGACAACAAg ATACCCGTGTGGCAGCGTGGCGGCAGCATTGTTCCGAAGAAGGAGCGCCAACGTCGCGCCTCCACCTTGATGCAGCACGATCCGTACACACTGATCATCTGCCTGGACAGGCAGGGCAAGGCCGCCGGCTCCCTCTACCTGGACGATGAGAAGTCCTACGCCTACCGCCAGGGGCAGCGCATCCACGTGAACTACGAGTTCGCCGACGGCCAGCTGGTCAACCGCTTTGTGGGCAAGCCCAAGTACAAGAGCCTTGCCTGGATCGAACGGATCGTGATCGCCGGGCTGGAGAAGGTACCCAGCACTGCCAGTATCACTGTGAATGGCGTCAGCCAGCAGCTGGAGGTGCTCCAACATGACCAAACCGTCGTTGTGCGCAAGCCGGGCGTCAAGATGGACGTCGACTTCGCCATCAAACTGAACTATGTGTAG